A stretch of DNA from Methanolinea mesophila:
CCGGGAGAAGGTGAATTGCTAAGATGAAGGTTCTGACGGTATTGGGGACAAGACCTGAAATTATCCGTCTCAGCCAGGTAATAAGAAAACTGGACCAGTCAGGGGACCATACACTCGTCCACACCGGCCAGAACTATGATGTAAACCTTAGCGATATTTTTTTTCGGGATCTGAACGTAAGAGAACCAGATTATTATTTAGGGGTAAAATCATCCACGTTTGGGGAACAGGTCGGCACCATAATCCAAGAGACCGAAAAGATCCTTGTGCGTGAAAGGCCGGACAGGCTCCTCATCCTTGGCGATACCAACAGTAGTCTTTCGGCATTTGTCGCGAAACGATTGGGGGTCCCGGTATTTCATATGGAAGCCGGCAATAGGTGCTACGACGATCGCGTTCCCGAGGAGATTAACCGGAGAGTAATCGATCATTGCAGCGATATCCTGATGCCCTACACCGAGAGAAGCTGTATGAACCTTTTACGAGAGGGAATCCCCGGTGAAAAGATATTCGTTATCGGAAATCCGATTTACGAAGTATTGCTACAGTATCGAGATAGTATCGAATCGTCATCGATTATGGAAAAACTCGGAATTGAGAGAGGTTCGTATCTTCTCGCAACTTTGCATAGAGCCGAAAATGTGGATGATCCTCAACGCCTGCGTTCGATAGTCAAGGGACTGAATACACTGCATTCTGTTCTCGGTCTGCCGGTAATCGTGAGTGTGCATCCGCGGACAAAGGCACGGTTGGAGTTAGCCGATTTGAGTGGGATTTCCGAAGGTCTCCGATTCTGCGT
This window harbors:
- the wecB gene encoding non-hydrolyzing UDP-N-acetylglucosamine 2-epimerase, whose product is MKVLTVLGTRPEIIRLSQVIRKLDQSGDHTLVHTGQNYDVNLSDIFFRDLNVREPDYYLGVKSSTFGEQVGTIIQETEKILVRERPDRLLILGDTNSSLSAFVAKRLGVPVFHMEAGNRCYDDRVPEEINRRVIDHCSDILMPYTERSCMNLLREGIPGEKIFVIGNPIYEVLLQYRDSIESSSIMEKLGIERGSYLLATLHRAENVDDPQRLRSIVKGLNTLHSVLGLPVIVSVHPRTKARLELADLSGISEGLRFCVPFGFIDFINLERNAYCVISDSGTVQEECCIFKVPNVTIRDVTERPETIESGSNMLSGADEDMIVQCVRTVTELSPSWIVPREYLVDNVSGTVLKIVKGYSHFS